In a genomic window of Desulfonatronovibrio magnus:
- a CDS encoding diguanylate cyclase: MNTTDSHEKNSVLIVDDQPNNIHTLGTLIKDDYKVMVTTSGSKALEIAQSDNPPDLILLDIMMPEMDGYEVCRRLKSNEQTNSIPVIFVTAMDSAEDEEKGFNLGAVDYISKPFNPTIVRARIKTHMNLKIKTDMLEKLSMQDGLTAIPNRRFFDESLSKEWSRCTRNGFPLSLLIMDIDNFKLYNDNYGHGAGDNCLIKVAGAIKNTLQRPTDMAARYGGEEFVVLLPETDAAGAVHVAQGLRKAVQGLGITHQHSPTASVVTISVGASTHCLESPAKNKEQLLKWADEALYRAKEMGRNQVQSA; this comes from the coding sequence ATGAATACCACCGATAGCCATGAAAAAAACTCAGTGCTGATAGTTGATGATCAGCCTAACAATATTCATACCTTGGGAACGCTCATCAAGGATGATTACAAGGTGATGGTGACCACCAGCGGATCCAAAGCTCTGGAGATTGCCCAGAGTGACAACCCGCCGGATCTTATCCTGCTGGACATAATGATGCCTGAAATGGACGGGTACGAAGTTTGCCGCAGGCTGAAAAGCAATGAACAAACTAATTCCATTCCGGTTATTTTTGTGACCGCCATGGATTCAGCCGAGGATGAAGAGAAGGGTTTTAACCTGGGTGCGGTGGACTATATATCCAAGCCCTTCAACCCTACAATTGTGCGGGCCAGGATCAAAACGCACATGAATCTTAAGATAAAGACAGACATGCTGGAAAAGCTGTCCATGCAGGACGGCTTGACAGCAATCCCCAACCGGCGTTTCTTTGATGAAAGCCTTTCTAAAGAGTGGTCGCGTTGCACCCGTAATGGCTTTCCTTTGTCCCTGCTAATCATGGATATTGACAACTTCAAGCTATACAACGACAACTATGGCCATGGAGCAGGAGACAACTGTCTGATAAAAGTAGCAGGAGCCATCAAAAACACGCTCCAGCGCCCAACAGATATGGCTGCTCGCTACGGAGGGGAAGAGTTTGTGGTACTGTTGCCTGAAACAGATGCTGCCGGGGCAGTACATGTAGCCCAGGGACTGAGGAAAGCAGTGCAGGGCCTGGGTATCACCCACCAGCACTCACCCACAGCATCAGTAGTCACCATAAGTGTTGGTGCGTCCACCCACTGTTTGGAAAGCCCTGCAAAAAACAAGGAACAATTATTGAAATGGGCAGACGAGGCCCTTTACCGGGCCAAGGAAATGGGCAGGAACCAGGTTCAGAGCGCCTGA
- a CDS encoding metallophosphoesterase: protein MHAFTWFRFSSQLSLNSTQSRFGYFICLFLAASPIMAHVIPLSWPEQFVYLVWQLTFTWLGLIFYLFIIQIFFYAASLVSGIFTKERQYFKSATAACLCALSSIAIVGYGFLEASKPVKTIKYEVISQKVAQNTRLVFLSDLHLGVQKSSARLQNLIELIENKEPDLIIFGGDVVNDHLEWLSDEARQIRNLKVPAGKFGVIGNHEFYPGLQDSLNFLSDAEIKIIDDDMIYIEELNINLIGITDPTPFSPARAHQENITSKLLSSADSGHFNLLVSHRPWGFESAVRYGTELHLAGHTHNGQIFPFRYFVRLQFEYVYGAYREGNSKLIVTSGAGSWGPPIRFMAPAEIVVVDLVRP from the coding sequence ATGCATGCTTTTACCTGGTTCAGGTTCAGTTCTCAATTATCTCTTAACTCCACCCAGTCCAGATTCGGATATTTTATTTGCCTGTTTCTTGCGGCATCCCCCATTATGGCTCATGTCATTCCACTATCCTGGCCTGAGCAATTTGTCTATTTGGTCTGGCAGCTGACATTTACCTGGTTGGGACTCATATTTTATCTGTTTATTATCCAGATATTTTTTTATGCTGCCAGCCTGGTGTCTGGAATATTCACAAAAGAGAGGCAATACTTTAAATCTGCAACAGCCGCCTGCTTGTGTGCTTTGAGCAGCATTGCAATTGTAGGATACGGTTTTTTGGAAGCCTCTAAACCGGTTAAAACTATCAAGTACGAGGTCATCTCCCAAAAAGTTGCCCAGAATACCAGGCTGGTATTTCTCTCCGATCTTCATCTCGGAGTGCAAAAATCTTCAGCCCGCCTGCAGAACCTTATTGAATTGATTGAAAACAAGGAGCCAGATCTGATAATTTTTGGTGGAGATGTGGTTAATGATCACCTGGAGTGGCTGAGTGATGAAGCCAGGCAGATTAGAAACCTTAAAGTACCGGCAGGCAAATTTGGGGTAATAGGCAATCATGAGTTTTACCCCGGTCTTCAGGATTCTCTGAATTTTCTAAGTGACGCAGAAATAAAAATCATAGATGACGATATGATCTACATTGAAGAGTTAAACATCAATCTCATCGGTATCACCGATCCAACTCCTTTTTCTCCAGCAAGGGCCCATCAGGAAAATATAACCAGCAAATTACTTAGTTCAGCAGATTCCGGGCATTTTAACCTCTTAGTCAGCCACAGGCCTTGGGGTTTTGAATCTGCTGTAAGGTACGGGACTGAGTTGCACTTGGCGGGTCACACTCATAATGGACAGATTTTTCCCTTTAGATATTTTGTGCGCCTTCAATTTGAATATGTTTATGGCGCATACCGCGAAGGCAATTCGAAACTGATTGTGACCAGTGGAGCAGGAAGCTGGGGCCCACCCATCAGGTTTATGGCCCCGGCAGAAATTGTTGTTGTGGATTTGGTTCGTCCATGA
- a CDS encoding PilZ domain-containing protein codes for MIDSLDKIKNCFQAAMDQRSKLFISLPDGTSSIGGLEGIISDFDKSTLFVEASSGSSFSVNWEGLEVVCYFRLVTKKEPRKEMFFNFKASLGKLQKDKAGNSIFSMNMPAEIKIGQRRSSLRVSVDPKLVHGFSVWQEDHFIRPATNDKKKGLHKPLVSTEDIHKGNIRIVDLSAGGFKLQLKLNGTKNAGLSLNKGQTMIVWIVLLEPDNNQREQIWVKGKIKYSFEDPVTKDVDLGIEFVNQGLITPDKKMKWVRVRDHNIDKIGNWTYQRYLEEYRQGLV; via the coding sequence ATGATTGATTCTTTAGATAAAATTAAAAATTGCTTCCAGGCAGCCATGGACCAGAGGTCCAAGCTGTTTATTTCATTGCCGGATGGTACTTCAAGCATTGGAGGACTGGAGGGCATAATATCTGATTTTGATAAAAGCACACTTTTTGTTGAGGCATCATCAGGCAGTTCATTCAGTGTCAACTGGGAAGGGCTTGAAGTGGTTTGTTATTTTCGGCTTGTGACTAAAAAAGAGCCCAGAAAGGAGATGTTCTTCAATTTCAAGGCAAGTCTTGGAAAGCTGCAAAAGGATAAAGCAGGAAATTCAATCTTTTCCATGAATATGCCTGCAGAGATAAAGATTGGTCAAAGACGTTCCAGTCTAAGGGTAAGTGTGGATCCAAAACTTGTTCATGGGTTTTCAGTGTGGCAGGAAGATCATTTTATTCGTCCTGCTACAAATGACAAGAAAAAGGGGTTGCACAAGCCATTGGTCAGTACGGAAGATATTCATAAGGGCAATATAAGGATCGTAGATCTCTCGGCAGGCGGATTCAAGCTGCAACTGAAGTTGAATGGTACAAAAAACGCCGGTCTCTCATTGAATAAAGGTCAAACCATGATCGTATGGATAGTTTTGCTGGAACCTGACAACAATCAGCGCGAACAGATCTGGGTAAAAGGAAAGATAAAGTACAGTTTTGAAGATCCCGTGACCAAGGATGTTGATCTGGGCATTGAGTTTGTCAATCAGGGACTGATTACTCCTGATAAAAAAATGAAATGGGTCCGCGTCAGGGATCACAATATCGATAAGATTGGTAACTGGACTTATCAGAGGTATCTTGAAGAGTATCGTCAGGGTTTGGTTTGA
- a CDS encoding DVU0298 family protein: MKEIKNQIIGILRSENISDSLLLLDEFPVKKVLSPVFAALLNPDPLIRWHAVTAMGHLTDRLAGENIEEARVVMRRLMWSLNDESGGIGWGAPECMGEIMARNAHLTTEFHTILFSYIAERDDGADNYLEYLPLRRGAFWGIARLAQSRPGLAKAGWTVAVKALEDERDAYILTCLCLFFKHINKFPQAIDTYVRSLASAEVEVYLNMKFQKIKLAQLCTVSSL, translated from the coding sequence ATGAAAGAGATAAAAAATCAGATTATTGGAATCTTGCGCTCTGAAAATATTAGTGACTCTCTCCTGCTTTTGGACGAGTTTCCTGTAAAAAAGGTCCTGAGTCCTGTATTTGCGGCTTTGCTGAATCCTGACCCCTTGATCAGATGGCATGCCGTCACCGCCATGGGGCATCTGACAGACAGGCTTGCAGGCGAAAATATTGAAGAAGCCAGGGTTGTCATGCGCAGACTTATGTGGTCATTAAATGATGAATCAGGTGGGATTGGCTGGGGGGCTCCTGAATGTATGGGTGAAATCATGGCCAGAAATGCACATCTAACCACTGAGTTCCATACTATTTTATTTTCTTATATCGCAGAGAGAGATGACGGTGCTGACAATTATCTGGAATATCTTCCTTTGCGAAGAGGAGCTTTCTGGGGAATTGCCCGTTTGGCTCAGAGTCGCCCTGGCCTTGCAAAAGCTGGTTGGACCGTGGCGGTCAAAGCACTGGAAGATGAACGGGATGCTTATATTTTGACCTGTCTGTGTTTATTCTTTAAGCATATCAATAAATTTCCACAGGCTATAGATACTTATGTTCGCAGCCTGGCCAGTGCAGAGGTGGAAGTGTATCTAAACATGAAGTTTCAAAAAATAAAACTTGCTCAGCTTTGCACTGTCTCATCTTTGTGA